The Prinia subflava isolate CZ2003 ecotype Zambia chromosome 21, Cam_Psub_1.2, whole genome shotgun sequence genome window below encodes:
- the AKR7A2 gene encoding aflatoxin B1 aldehyde reductase member 2, with translation MAARAAMAAAAGGGARPAVVLGAMEMGRRAGPEASGEMLSAFLRRRYRLVDTAFMYAGGESERILGTLLAGGTEPVEVATKANPWDGKTLKPESVRSQLDTSLQRLQRSSVELFYLHAPDHGTPVEETLRACNELHKEGKFKELGLSNYAAWEVAEICTICKYNNWVMPTVYQGMYNATTRQVETELFPCLRHFGLRFYAYNPLAGGLLTGKYKYEDKDTRQPTGRFFGNDWAQAYRDRYWKKHNFEGIALVEKALKEAYGSTAPSLASAALRWLYNHSKLQGSLGDAVIIGMSNMEQLQQNLDYSEEGPLLPAVVQAFDHAWSLSAHDCPNYFR, from the exons AtggcggcgcgggcggcgatggcggcggcggcgggcggcggggcccggcccgcggTGGTGCTGGGCGCGATGGAGATGGGCCGGCGAGCCGGGCCCGAGGCCAGCGGAGAGATGCTCAGCGCCTTCCTGCGCCGCCGGTACCGCCTCGTCGACACCGCCTTCATGTACGCGGGCGGAGAGTCCGAGCGTATCCTGGGCACGCTGCTGGCCGGCGGCACCGAGCCCG TGGAAGTGGCCACCAAGGCCAACCCGTGGGATGGGAAGACGCTGAAGCCGGAGAGCGTGCGCTCCCAGCTGGACACgtccctgcagaggctgcagaggagcagcgtGGAGCTCTTCTACCTCCACGCTCCTGACCACGGGACCCCGGTGGAGGAGACCCTGCGTGCCTGCAACGAGCTGCACAAAGAG GGGAAGTTTAAAGAGCTTGGCCTGTCAAACTACGCCGCGTGGGAGGTGGCAGAAATCTGCACCATCTGCAAGTACAACAACTGGGTGATGCCAACTGTGTACCAG GGAATGTACAACGCCACCACACGCCAGGTGGAGACCGAGCTGTTCCCCTGCCTGAGGCACTTCGGGCTGCGCTTCTATGCCTACAACCCGCTGGCAG GGGGGCTGCTGACCGGCAAGTACAAGTACGAGGACAAGGACACGCGCCAGCCCACGGGGAGATTCTTTGGCAACGACTGGGCTCAGGCCTACAGGGACAG GTACTGGAAAAAACACAATTTTGAGGGAATTGCACTAGTAGAAAAAGCTCTGAAAGAGGCTTATGGCTCCACTGCACCCAGCCTGGCGTCAGCTGCACTGCGCTGGCTCTACAACCACTCCAAACTGCAG GGTTCTCTCGGAGATGCAGTGATCATCGGCATGTCCAacatggagcagctgcagcagaacctGGACTACAGCGAGGAGGGTCCGCTGCTGCCGGCCGTGGTGCAGGCGTTCGACCACGCCTGGAGCCTCAGCGCGCACGACTGCCCCAACTATTTCCGCTAG
- the EMC1 gene encoding ER membrane protein complex subunit 1 gives MAAGPRALLLPLLVLLPLAAAVYEDQVGKFDWRQQYVGKLKFASLEASQGSKKLVVATEENVVAALNSRSGEILWRHVDKGTAEGAIDAMLIHGQDAITVSNAGRILRSWETNIGGLNWETSLDTGSFQGAALVGLPEAVKYVAVLKKAALSLHYLSNGHQKWVEHLPESESTQYQLLYSRGTGVIHVVGFVPQSHLNILTFSVEDGEITKQVRVAAPWLQALQGCGVVGEAVLVCADTAARALRVCALDTEQETTHIPLQSLELEFADDFQARILATQPSVTGASRTQFFLQLSPSHFSLLQYKQGQLSHLRDFQQAALVSFATTGEKTVAAVLTCRSELKPGSSDGLHAGSTLEDARRQDSLTCSNQTYNINLYLVETGQRLLDTTITFNLEQGGARPQQLYIQVFLKKDDSVGYRALVQTEDHMLLFLQQPGKVVWSREESLAEVVSLEMVDLPLTGAQAELEGEFGKKADGLLGMFLKRLSSQLILLQAWTAHLWKMFYDARKPRSQIKNEINIDNLARDEFNLQKMMVMVTASGKLFGIESSSGTILWKQYLRNVRPGSSFKLMVQRTTAHFPHPPQCTLLVKDKETKMSFLYVFNPIFGKRSQVAPPVLKRPILQTLLLPIMDQDYAKVLLLIDDEYKVTPFPATKNVLRQLEEIAHSIYFYLVDAEQGKLSGFRLKKDLSTEESWEVAIPTEVQRIVAVKGKRSNEHVHSQGRVMGDRSVLYKSLNPNLLAVVTESTDTHHERTFIGIYLMDGVTGRIIHSSVQKKAKGPVHMVHSENWVVYQYWNTKARRNEFTVLELYEGTEQYNATAFSSLDRPILPQVLQQSYIFPSAISAMEATITERGITSRHLLIGLPSGAILSLPKALLDPRRPEIPTEQSREENLIPYSPDVQIHAERFINYNQTISRMRGIYTAPSGLESTCLVVAYGLDIFQTRVYPSKQFDVLKDDYDYVLISSVLFGLVFATMITKRLAQVKLLNRAWR, from the exons atggcggcggggccgcgggcgctgctgctgccgctccTGGTTCTGCTGCCTTTGGCCGCCGCCGTCTATGAGGACCAAGTGGGCAAGTTCGACTG GAGGCAGCAGTACGTGGGGAAGCTCAAGTTCGCCTCCTTGGAGGCCTCGCAGGGCTCCAAGAAGCTCGTCGTGGCCACCGAGGAGAACGTGGTGGCCGCCCTGAACTCGCGGAGCGGTGAAATCC TGTGGCGCCATGTGGACAAGGGCACCGCGGAAGGAGCCATCGATGCGATGCTGATCCACGGGCAGG ATGCCATCACCGTGTCCAATGCTGGGCGAATTCTGCGCTCCTGGGAGACCAACATTGGGGGCCTGAACTGGGAGACCTCCCTGGACACGGGCAG TTTCCAGGGGGCTGCCCTGGTGGGGCTCCCTGAGGCAGTGAAGTACGTGGCAGTGCTGAAGAAGGCGGCCCTGTCTCTGCACTACCTGTCCAACGGGCACCAGAAGTGGGTGGAGCACCTGCCAGAAAG tGAGAGCACCCAGTACCAGCTGCTGTACTCCCGTGGCACTGGAGTGATCCACGTGGTTGGCTTCGTTCCCCAGAGCCACCTGAACATCTTGACCTTCAGCGTAGAAGATGGAGAAATCACAAAGCAG gtgagggTGGCAGCGCCGTGGCTGCAGGCGCTGCAGGGCTGCGGCGTGGTGGGCGAGGCCGTGCTGGTGTGTGCGGACACGGCGGCGCGCGCGCTGCGCGTCTGCGCGCTGGACACGGAGCAGGAAACCACACACATCCCGCTGCAG TCCCTGGAGCTGGAGTTTGCAGATGATTTCCAGGCCAGGATCTTGGCCACCCAGCCCAGCGTGACCGGCGCCTCACGGACTCAGTTCTTCCTGCAGCTGTCCCCAAGCcacttctccctgctgcagtacaagcaggggcagctcagcCACCTCCGGGACTTCCAGCAG gcAGCTCTGGTGAGCTTTGCAACGACCGGGGAGAAGACGGTGGCTGCTGTCCTGACGTGCAGGAGTGAACTG AAACCTGGAAGCTCTGATGGCCTCCACGCTGGCAGCACTCTGGAGGATGCCCGGAGGCAG GATTCCTTGACCTGCTCCAATCAAACCTACAACATAAACCTCTACCTGGTTGAAACTGGGCAAAGATTGCTGGACACCACAATCACCTTTAACCTGGAGCAAGGAGGGGCCAGGCCACAGCAG ctgtacATCCAGGTTTTCCTGAAGAAGGATGACTCCGTGGGCTATCGAGCCTTGGTGCAGACAGAGGATCACATGCTCCTGTTCCTCCAGCAGCCAG GAAAAGTTGTGTGGAGTAGAGAGGAGTCACTGGCAGAGGTGGTGAGCTTGGAGATGGTGGATCTGCCTCTGACAGGTGCACAGGCCGAGCTGGAGGGAGAATTTGGGAAAAAAGCAG ATGGTTTGCTGGGAATGTTCCTGAAGAGGCTCTCGTCCCAGCTCATCCTGCTGCAGGCCTGGACTGCCCATCTCTGGAAGATGTTCTACGATGCCAGGAAGCCCCGGAGCCAGATTAAAAACGAGATTAACATTGACAATCTGGCCAGAGATGAGTTCAATCTCCAGAAAATGATGGTGATGGTCACTGCCTCGGGCAAG CTTTTTGGCATTGAGAGCAGTTCTGGCACCATCCTGTGGAAGCAATACCTCAGGAATGTGAGACCAGGCTCCTCCTTCAAGCTGATGGTGCAGAGAACAACAGCCCATTTCCCCCACCCTCCACAGTGCACTCTGCTCGTCAAGGACAAG GAAACCAAAATGAGTTTTCTGTACGTCTTTAACCCCATCTTTGGGAAGAGAAGCCAAGTAGCTCCTCCTGTTCTGAAACGTCCAATTCTCCAGACTTTGCTTCTGCCTATCATGGATCAAGACTAtgccaaggtgctgctgctgattgATGATGAGTACAAG GTTACACCTTTCCCAGCCACTAAGAACGTCCTTCGCCAGTTAGAAGAAATAGCCCATTCCATCTATTTTTACCTGGTTGATGCTGAGCAGGGAAAACTCTCTGGATTCAGGCTGAAAAAG GACCTGAGCAcggaggagagctgggaggtGGCCATCCCCACAGAGGTGCAGAGGATCGTGGCTGTCAAGGGGAAGAGGTCCAACGAGCACGTGCACTCCCAGGGCCGCGTCATGGGCGACCGCAGCGTCCTCTacaag TCCCTGAACCCCAACCTGCTGGCCGTGGTGACCGAGAGCACGGACACGCACCACGAGCGCACCTTCATCGGGATCTACCTCATGGACGGGGTCACGGGCAGGATCATCCACTCCTCCGTGCAGAAGAAGGCCAAGGGGCCCGTGCACATGGTGCACTCTGAGAACTGGGTGGTg TACCAGTACTGGAACACCAAGGCCCGGCGCAACGAGTTCACGGTGCTGGAGCTCTACGAGGGCACAGAGCAGTACAAcgccacagccttcagctccctGGACCGGCCCATCCTGCCCCAGGTCCTGCAGCAGTCCTACATTTTCCCCTCTGCCATCAGCGCCATGGAGGCCACGATCACCGAGAGGGGCATCACCAGCCGCCACCTGCTCA TTGGGCTTCCCTCTGGGGCCATCCTGTCCCTCCCCAAGGCTCTACTGGACCCTCGGCGCCCGGAGATCCCGACGGAGCAGAGCAG GGAGGAGAACCTGATCCCGTACTCGCCGGACGTGCAGATCCATGCCGAGAGGTTCATCAACTACAACCAGACCATCTCCAGGATGAGGGGGATTTACACAGCCCCCTCTGGCCTCGAGTCCACGTGCTTG GTCGTAGCCTACGGGCTGGACATCTTCCAGACCCGTGTGTACCCCTCCAAGCAGTTTGACGTGCTCAAGGACGACTATGACTACGTGCTGATCAGCAGCGTGCTCTTCGGGCTGGTGTTTGCCACCATGATCACCAAGAGGCTGGCCCAGGTGAAGCTGCTGAACCGGGCCTGGCGCTGA
- the MRTO4 gene encoding mRNA turnover protein 4 homolog: MPKSKRDRKVSLTRTPRKGLEAKQALIAELRRCVDTYKYIFVFSVANMRNNKLKDVRNAWKHSRIFFGKNKVMMVALGREPSSEYKENLHKVSKHLRGEVGLLFTNRTRDEVDEWFSRFRELDFARAGNKAPYGVSLDTGPLEQFPHSMEPQLRQLGLPTALKKGVVTLLSDYEVCKEGDVLTPEQARVLKLFGYEMAEFKVTMKFLWDSETGDFQKLVGDTAEEEEEEDDDNDSNED; encoded by the exons ATGCCCAAGTCCAAGCGGGACCGCAAAG TGTCCCTGACGCGGACGCCCCGCAAGGGGCTGGAGGCCAAGCAGGCTCTGATCGCCGAG CTGCGGCGCTGTGTGGACACCTACAAATACATCTTCGTCTTCTCCGTGGCCAACATGAGGAACAACAAGCTGAAGGACGTGCGGAACGCCTGGAAGCACAGCAg GATCTTCTTCGGGAAGAACAAGGTGATGATGGTGGCGCTGGGCCGGGAGCCGAGCAGCGAGTACAAGGAGAACCTGCACAAG GTCAGCAAACACCTGAGAGGGGAGGTCGGGCTCCTCTTCACCAACCGCACCAGGGACGAGGTGGATGA GTGGTTCTCCAGGTTCCGGGAGCTGGACTTTGCCCGTGCTGGGAACAAGGCCCCGTACGGGGTGAGCCTGGACACGGGGCCCCTGGAGCAGTTCCCCCACTCCATGGAGCCGCAGCTgcggcagctggggctgcccacaGCACTGAAGAAAG GAGTGGTGACGCTGCTTTCGGATTATGAAGTGTGCAAGGAAGGGGATGTTCTCACCCCAGAACAGGCCCGTGTGCTG AAACTCTTTGGCTATGAGATGGCAGAGTTTAAAGTCACCATGAAGTTTCTGTGGGATTCTGAGACAGGGGACTTCCAGAAGCTCGTGGGAgacacagcagaggaggaggaagaggaggatgatgaCAATGACAGCAATGAGGACTAA
- the SLC66A1 gene encoding lysosomal amino acid transporter 1 homolog produces MAARRWRGLPFGNLSDCPNGSRWIMDVFNECAQDSRDVASIVLGLGSIGCFIAAAFPQFYQACRTGIMDQALSIYFLLGWLGGDLLNLIGSFLADQLPLQVYTAIYYVLADLGMLSLYCYYRVKNGGRAFPAPINAAFVFLSVGSLPSLSLLGSAEDPGTFKGRALLSAPGEELGPKPFSRTEIIGFTIGSISSVLYLCSRVPQICTNYKRRSTSGVSYSLFALVMLGNSLYGLSVLLKNPEPGQGQGDYILHHLPWLVGSLGVLALDVVISFQFLAYRKGRPGSLEERGALLGEQDGSPES; encoded by the exons ATGGCTGCGCGGCGCTGGAGGGGTCTCCCCTTTGGGAATCTCTCGGATTGTCCCAATGGCTCCCGCTGGATCATGGATGTGTTCAATGAGTGTGCTCAGGACAGCCGGGATGTCGCCAGCAtcgtgctggggctgggctccaTCGGCTGCTTCATCGCTGCAGCCTTCCC GCAGTTCTACCAGGCCTGCAGAACGGGCATCATGGACCAGGCTCTCTCCATCTATTTCCTGCTGGGATGGCTGGGCGGAGACCTCCTCAACCTCATCGGTTCCTTCCTGGCTGaccagctgcccctgcag GTGTACACGGCCATTTACTACGTGCTGGCAGACCTGGGGATGCTCTCCCTCTACTGCTACTACCGGGTGAAGAACGGGGGCAGAGCCT tccctgcccCCATCAACGCCGCCTTCGTGTTCCTCTCCGTgggctccctgcccagcctctccctgctgggcagcGCCGAGGATCCGGGGACCTTCAAAGGGAGGGCTCTGCTGTCAGCCCCCGGGGAGGAGCTCGGACCAAAG CCTTTCTCCAGGACTGAAATCATTGGATTTACCATCGGCTCCATCTCCTCTGTGCTCTACCTGTGCTCCAGAGTGCCCCAGATCTGCACCAAT tacaAGAGGAGATCCACCAGCGGGGTCTCCTACTCTCTCTTTGCCCTGGTGATGCTGGGGAATTCCCTGTACGGCCTCAGCGTCCTCCTGAAGAACCCGGAGCCGGGCCAGGGCCAGGGTGACTACATCCTGCAccacctgccctggctggtGGGCAGCCTGGGTGTCCTGGCCCTTGACGTGGTT ATCTCCTTCCAGTTCCTGGCGTACCGGAAAGGACGGCCGGGCAGCCTCGAGGAGAGGGGAGCTCtccttggggagcaggatgggaGCCCCGAGAGCTGA